A region of Salvia splendens isolate huo1 chromosome 17, SspV2, whole genome shotgun sequence DNA encodes the following proteins:
- the LOC121774510 gene encoding F-box protein SKP2A-like, protein MEAKQIIQTGTHFPIILKTLNLCGCVRTVTDRVLKAIGYNCHQMQSLNLGWCDRVGDEGVKSLAYGCPNLRALDWCGCVLITDESVVALANNCLHLRSLGLYFCQNITDRAMYSLAQSWVKNKHDVWASVKSRYEEEGLTNLNISQCTALTPPDVQALCDSIPDLHTCPGRHSLIISGCLNLTSVHCACARCGC, encoded by the exons ATGGAGGCAAAACAGATTATTCAAACTGGAACACACTTT CCAATCATACTGAAGACCTTGAATCTTTGTGGCTGTGTTAGGACCGTGACGGATAGGGTGTTGAAG GCAATTGGGTACAACTGCCATCAAATGCAGTCGTTGAATCTTGGATGGTGCGACCGGGTTGGTGATGAAGGTGTTAAGAGTTTGGCGTATGGTTGCCCTAATCTTAGAGCTCTTGATTGGTGCGGTTGCGTTCTTATTACCG ACGAGAGTGTCGTTGCATTGGCGAACAACTGCCTCCACCTGAGGTCTCTCGGGCTGTACTTCTGCCAGAACATTACGGATAGGGCAATGTACTCTCTAGCACAGAGCTGGGTGAAGAATAAGCACGACGTTTGGGCATCCGTGAAGAGCAGGTACGAGGAGGAAGGGCTTACTAACCTCAACATCAGCCAGTGCACGGCCCTCACACCACCTGATGTACAGGCACTATGTGACTCTATCCCTGATTTGCACACGTGCCCCGGCCGACATTCCCTCATAATCAGCGGCTGCCTCAACTTAACATCCGTCCACTGTGCCTGTGCCAGATGTGGCTGC
- the LOC121773302 gene encoding protoheme IX farnesyltransferase, mitochondrial-like: MTGPVSRETILFSLCPSAVTKLSTTFSDCGRSNSLPGHAMWRRNSLSLASKLARLNSNPSPFILLRTSHHHGPLSRSNSTSPADPVTWSQSRPDVRFIATRAAAVDFPAAAAASASVGKGKEVAELVKHYSRCYWELSKARLSMLVVATSGTGYILGSGSSIDYLGLCCTCAGTMMVAAAANSLNQVFEVKNDAMMKRTRLRPLPSGRITRPHAVMWASSMGLAGTALLACETNMLAAGLAASNLVLYAFVYTPLKQIHPVNTWVGAIVGAIPPLLGWAAASGQISLNSMVLPAALYFWQLPHFMALAYLCRKDYADGGFKMFSLADPSGYRTAWVALRNCLYLLPLGYLAYDWGIASGWFCVESTLLALAISSTAGLFLVNRTTKNARRMFHASLLYLPVFMGGLLVHRRYDSELSLPVENSNQLAESTLSSSLDGELTESSSPRKNRRPAPSRAPVAYASVAPFPFLPAPYVSN; the protein is encoded by the exons ATGACCGGCCCCGTGAGTCGTGAGACTATACTTTTCTCTCTCTGCCCCTCCGCTGTGACCAAATTATCAACAACATTTTCCGACTGCGGTCGATCGAACTCGCTACCCGGCCATGCCATGTGGAGAAGAAACTCACTCAGTCTCGCATCCAAACTCGCTCGCCTAAACTCCAACCCTTCTCCGTTTATCCTCCTCCGCACCTCCCACCACCATGGACCCCTCTCTCGATCCAATTCCACCTCACCCGCAGATCCCGTGACTTGGTCTCAATCCCGCCCCGATGTTCGGTTCATCGCCACGCGTGCAGCCGCCGTTGACTTTCCGGCAGCGGCAGCAGCATCCGCGTCGGTGGGCAAGGGTAAGGAAGTGGCGGAATTGGTTAAGCACTACAGCAGATGCTATTGGGAGCTTTCCAAAGCTCGATTGAg CATGCTTGTCGTGGCCACCTCTGGCACTGGATATATTCTAGGGAGCGGTAGTTCAATTGATTACCTTGGCCTTTGCTGCACGTGTGCAGGCACCATGATGGTTGCAGCTGCGGCTAACTCCCTAAACCAG GTGTTTGAGGTTAAAAATGATGCAATGATGAAAAGAACCAGATTAAGACCACTACCATCCGGGCGTATTACCAGACCTCACGCAGTTATGTGGGCATCTTCCATGGGTTTAGCAGGCACTGCGCTACTGGCTTGTGAG ACTAATATGCTGGCAGCAGGCCTTGCAGCTTCCAATCTTGTCCTCTATGCATTTGTATATACTCCGCTAAAACAAATTCATCCAGTAAATACCTGGGTTGGAGCTATAGTTGGTGCAATCCCTCCTCTCCTTGG ATGGGCTGCAGCTTCTGGCCAGATCTCACTTAATTCGATGGTGCTTCCTGCTGCTCTATATTTTTGGCAACTACCTCATTTTATGGCCCTCGCATACTTATGTCGCAAGGATTATGCTGATGGAGG GTTCAAGATGTTCTCACTTGCCGATCCTTCTGGCTACAGAACAGCCTGGGTTGCGCTGAGGAACTGCCTTTATTTACTTCCGCTAGGTTACCTGGCTTATGATT GGGGTATCGCTTCAGGGTGGTTCTGCGTGGAATCGACACTCCTCGCTCTTGCAATCAGTTCAACTGCAGGGTTGTTCTTGGTCAACCGCACAACAAAAAATGCACGGAGGATGTTCCATGCTAGCCTCCTTTATCTCCCGGTCTTCATGGGTGGGCTCCTAGTACATCGGCGTTATGATAGCGAATTGTCTCTTCCTGTGGAGAATTCAAATCAATTAGCTGAGTCGACACTGTCTTCCTCCTTAGATGGAGAGCTGACTGAATCTTCCTCCCCTCGGAAAAACAGAAGACCAGCACCATCGCGAGCGCCAGTTGCATATGCCTCGGTTGCTCCATTTCCATTCTTACCAGCGCCATACGTCAGCAACTAA
- the LOC121773914 gene encoding ribose-phosphate pyrophosphokinase 1-like has protein sequence MAFMALCGSSLWKSPQLTSKTFIHCNNLSESLKCKDNGRPVVLGRDSNGRQSAALPSFLTTSNQFVDSILVPKSDTRLRIFSGTANPSLSQEIACYMGLELGKIKIKRFADGEIYVQLQESVRGCDVYLVQPTCPPANENLMELLIMIDACRRASAKNITAVIPYFGYARADRKTQGRESIAAKLVANLITEAGADRVLACDLHSGQSIGYFDIPVDHVYGQPVILDYLASKMICADDLVVVSPDVGGVARARAFAKKLSDAPLAIVDKRRQGHNVAEVMNLIGDVRGKVAVMVDDMIDTAGTIAKGAALLHQEGAREVYACSTHAVFSPPAIERLSGGLFQEVIITNTIPISEQNYFPQLTVLSVANLLGETIWRLHDDCSGGFEPYASLGID, from the exons ATGGCTTTTATGGCCTTGTGCGGAAGCAGCCTCTGGAAATCACCTCAGCTCACTTCTAAAACCTTCATT CACTGTAACAATTTGTCGGAGTCACTCAAGTGCAAGGACAATGGGAGACCGGTGGTCCTTGGCCGCGATTCTAACGGTCGGCAGTCGGCTGCGCTTCCAAGCTTCTTGACCACTTCCAATCAGTTCGTTGACAGCATCCTGGTTCCTAAAAGCGATACTCGTCTCCGCATTTTCTCAGGAACTGCCAATCCTTCTCTGTCTCAG GAAATTGCTTGTTACATGGGTCTGGAGCTTGGCAAGATTAAGATCAAGCGATTTGCTGATGGGGAAATATATGTTCAGTTACAAGAGAGTGTCCGAGGTTGTGATGTTTATCTTGTGCAACCTACATGCCCGCCGGCAAATGAAAATCTGATGGAGCTCTTGATAATGATTGATGCATGCCGTCGAGCATCGGCCAAGAATATCACTGCTGTTATCCCCTATTTTGGATATGCACGGGCTGATCGAAAG aCTCAAGGACGTGAATCGATTGCAGCCAAACTTGTGGCAAATTTGATTACTGAAGCAGGGGCAGATCGGGTTTTAGCATGTGACCTCCATTCTGGACAGTCCATTGGATATTTTGACATTCCAGTAGATCATGTGTATGGCCAG CCAGTCATACTTGATTATCTTGCCAGCAAGATGATATGTGCTGATGATTTGGTTGTGGTGTCACCTGATGTTGGTGGGGTTGCTAGAGCTAGAGCTTTTGCCAAAAAGTTATCTGATGCTCCTTTGGCCATTGTGGATAAAAGGCGTCAGGGGCATAATGTTGCTGAG GTGATGAATTTGATTGGTGATGTTCGGGGAAAAGTGGCAGTGATGGTGGATGACATGATTGATACTGCTG GAACTATTGCAAAAGGAGCTGCTCTATTACATCAAGAAGGAGCTAGGGAGGTTTATGCTTGCAGCACTCACGCTGTTTTCAG TCCTCCTGCTATAGAAAGGTTGTCAGGTGGTCTCTTTCAAGAGGTTATCATTACGAACACCATTCCAATTTCAGAGCAAAACTATTTTCCCCAGCTTACAGTCTTATCTGTAGCTAACCTGTTGGGTGAAACAATATGGCGCTTGCATGATGACTGTTCC GGTGGTTTTGAACCATACGCGAGCTTGGGGATCGACTGA